From the Brassica napus cultivar Da-Ae chromosome A8, Da-Ae, whole genome shotgun sequence genome, one window contains:
- the LOC106443388 gene encoding proteasome adapter and scaffold protein ECM29-like isoform X2, protein MSLEPWICLVNPYIRCTLLHQWIEPVAKRGEELLKKKASVTNLDDPKLIKRLFLLFNGTTATEHATPEHSVAPGNIALKMKLMSGFCRSIAAANSFPATLQCIFGCMYGSGTTLRLKQMGMEFTVWVFKHGKIDQLKLMGPVILNAILKMLDGTGSEADALSRETKTFSFQAIGLIAQRLPQLFREKTEMAVRLFNALKLETQSLRSTIQEAIISLAAAYKDSPEKILKDLEVLLLENSLAEQNEARFCALRWATSLYDSQHCPSLYICMLSAADMKLDIRELALEGLFLKEEGRSIVSNHDHKYPKFVEMLEYILKQQPKLLDSSEMRSQKLLFPSQVYVVMIKFLVKCFEIQMEEINTQAVGTEFLSSAQRMCLLLEHSLAFEGSAELHACASKALVSVGSYLPEMVEVYCSQKVVWLRRLLSHTDLSTRESASRLLGMASCALSDAESCSLLSELIASVSQPPQKLRFEAHHGGLCAVGYVSAHCLYRIPAVSEAVVQNAVKCLVDVVNSETAPLASVAMEALGHIGICGPLPLLVNDSSPGTQVLEVLQEKLSKLLSGDDIKSVQKIALSLGHICSNEMSSSHLKIALDLLFSLSRSKAEEILFAAGEALSFLWGGVPVTADMILKTNYTSLSTDSNFLMREVKSLSKKLSDAKTGDEDSRVTTRETISGKLFDTLLYSSRKDERCAGTVWMLSLIMYCGQHPSIQLMLPKIQEAFSHLLGDQNELTQELASQGMSIVYELGDSSMKQSLVDALVNTLTGTSKRKRAIKLDEETEVFQEGTIGESPSGGKISTYKELCNLANEMGQPDLIYKFMDLANHQASLNSKRGAAFGFSKIAKQAGDALRPHLRLLIPRLIRYQYDPDKNVQDAMAHIWKALIQDPKKAVDEHLNHIFDDLLVQCGSRLWRSREASCLALADIIQGRKFDQVGEHLKRLWIAAFRAMDDIKETVRNAGDKLCRSVTSLTIRICDITLTEISDARQAMGIVLPFLLSEGIMSKVSSVRKASIAVVMKLAKGAGVALRPHLSDLVCCMLESLSSLEDQGLNYVELHAANIGIETEKLENLRISISKGSPMWETLDLCINIVDTESLEQLIPRLTQLVRSGVGLNTRVGVASFISLLVQKVGTEIKPFTGMLLRLLFPVAKEEKSSAAKRAFSSACGVVLKYSSPSQAQSLIEETAALHSGDRSSQIACASLFKSFSSTASDIMSGHQSAIVPVIFLSRFEDDKQISSLFEEVWEDITSGERVTLQLFLQEIVNHICESITSSSWASKKKAGKAISKLTEVLGESLSPQHNKLLQCLINEMPGRLWEGKDALLDALGALSVSCHEAITKEDPKTPTVILDLICSACRKKVKKYRESAFSCLEKVIIAFGDPEFFSAVFPMLYEMCNTASVKTNSQVQSASDAVKTESEKGEDGQVPLEKIMECVKSCIQVATIDDIISRKADLIHVLLISLSPGFLWNVKMSGISCLGKLCSRFQSLWNDSMDGPLPSDATKFAHELFHSLVPKLLECINTVKIAQVHVATSQCMLELIEVYSKVSTLHPVEVDFKGEINSLIELEKSEEAKSLLRKSRDALAILS, encoded by the exons ATGTCATTGGAACCATGGATTTGCCTGGTGAATCCGTATATCCGTTGTACATTGCTGCATCAGTGGATAG AACCCGTAGCTAAAAGAGGGGAAGAGCTTCTTAAAAAGAAAGCTTCTGTAACGAATTTGGATGATCCCAAGTTGATAAAGAGACTCTTCTTACTATTCAATG GCACTACTGCCACTGAACATGCTACTCCAGAGCATAGTGTAGCTCCAGGAAACATAGCCTTGAAAATGAAGCTCATGTCTGGTTTCTGTCGTTCTATCGCAGCCGCAAATAGTTTTCCTGCCACATTGCAGTGCATATTTGGTTGTATGTATG GAAGTGGAACGACCTTAAGGCTAAAGCAAATGGGAATGGAGTTCACCGTGTGGGTTTTTAAGCAT GGAAAAATAGATCAACTGAAACTTATGGGCCCTGTTATACTGAATGCTATTCTGAAAATGCTTGACGGAACAGGCTCAGAAGCAG ATGCTCTATCAAGGGAGAccaaaacattttcttttcaaGCTATTGGTTTGATTGCACAACGTTTGCCTCAGCTTTTTAG GGAAAAGACTGAAATGGCAGTTCGTCTTTTTAACGCATTGAAGTTAGAAACCCAATCTCTTCGTTCAACTATCCAGGAGGCAATCATATCTCTTGCTGCTGCATACAAG GACTCCCCAGAGAAAATTCTCAAGGATTTGGAGGTGCTTCTGTTAGAAAATTCTTTGGCG GAACAAAATGAAGCAAGGTTTTGTGCGTTGCGATGGGCAACTTCTTTGTATGATTCACAACATTGTCCAAGTCTGTATATTTGCATGCTCAGTGCAGCAGATATGAAGCTAGATATAAG GGAACTAGCACTTGAAGGACTCTTTCTGAAAGAAGAAGGTCGCAGTATAGTCTCTAATCATGACCACAAATACCCAAAGTTCGTTGAGATGCTGGAGTACATTCTCAAGCAACAGCCCAAACTGTTGGATTCATCAGAAATGAGAAGCCAGAAACTTCTCTTTCCGTCGCAAGTATATGTGGTCATGATTAAGTTTCTAGTGAAGTGTTTTGAGATACAGATGGAGGAGATCAATACCCAGGCAGTTGGGACTGAATTTTTGTCTTCGGCGCAAAGAATGTGTTTGTTATTGGAACATTCCCTGGCATTCGAAGGCTCGGCTGAGTTGCATGCTTGCGCTTCCAAAGCTTTGGTTTCAGTTGGCTCTTACCTTCCGGAG ATGGTTGAAGTTTACTGTTCTCAAAAAGTTGTATGGCTAAGGCGTCTGCTTAGTCATACAGACTTGAGTACTCGTGAATCTGCATCACGATTACTCGGAATGGCATCCTGTGCTCTTTCTGATGCCGAATCATGTTCCTTGCTTTCTGAATTGATAGCTTCGGTTTCTCAACCGCCGCAGAAGTTAAG GTTCGAGGCACACCATGGGGGGTTATGCGCTGTAGGATATGTTTCAGCACACTGCTTATATAGAATACCCGCT GTTTCTGAAGCGGTTGTTCAAAATGCGGTTAAATGCTTGGTGGATGTTGTTAACTCGGAGACTGCACCACTGGCTTCTGTTGCTATGGAAGCTCTGGGTCATATTGGAATCTGTGGCCCATTACCTCTTCTTGTTAATGATTCTAGTCCAG GGACTCAAGTGCTGGAAGTTCTGCAAGAAAAATTGAGCAAGCTACTCTCTGGTGATGATATAAAATCAGTTCAGAAAATTGCCCTTTCTCTTGGACATATCTGTTCAAATGAAATGTCATCTTCGCACTTGAAGATAGCGCTTGATCTTTTATTTAGCCTTTCACGCTCTAAG GCTGAAGAAATTTTGTTTGCCGCGGGTGAGGCGTTATCTTTCCTCTGGGGTGGTGTACCAGTTACTGCTGATATGATTCTGAAAACGAATTATACATCTCTTTCTACGGACTCAAATTTTCTGATGCGAGAAGTTAAATCTTTGTCAAAGAAATTGTCTGATGCCAAAACTGGTGATGAAGATAGCCGTGTCACGACCAGAGAAACAATTTCTGGAAAGCTCTTTGATACTCTTCTATACAGTAGCAGGAAGGATGAACGATGTGCTGGAACCGTATGGATGCTGTCTTTGATCATGTACTGTGGGCAACATCCATCAATACAACTAATGCTTCCTAAAATTCAG gaGGCTTTCTCACACTTGTTAGGTGACCAGAATGAACTTACACAGGAGCTGGCATCCCAGGGCATGAGCATTGTCTATGAACTTGGTGATTCATCAATGAAGCAAAGTCTGGTAGATGCTCTGGTTAATACCCTAACTGGCACAAGCAAAAGAAAACGAGCTATAAAG cTTGATGAAGAGACTGAAGTGTTTCAAGAGGGCACTATCGGTGAGAGTCCCAGTGGAGGGAAGATTAGCACGTACAAGGAGCTTTGTAATCTTGCAAATGAAATGGGGCAACCAGATTTGATTTACAAATTTATGGACTTAGCCAATCACCAAGCATCTCTTAATTCGAAGAGAGGAGCTGCTTTTGGGTTCTCCAAGATAGCCAAACAAGCAGGAGATGCTCTTCGACCACATTTGCGATTGTTGATTCCGAGGTTGATCCGATACCAGTATGATCCTGACAAAAACGTGCAG GATGCTATGGCACACATCTGGAAAGCACTTATACAAGACCCTAAGAAAGCTGTTGATGAACATTTGAATCACATCTTTGATGATCTGCTAGTACAATGTGGTTCACGGCTTTGGCGCTCCCGTGAGGCATCTTGTCTTGCCCTTGCTGATATTATTCAAGGTCGGAAATTTGACCAG GTTGGGGAGCATTTGAAAAGACTTTGGATAGCTGCTTTCCGTGCTATGGATGACATCAAAGAGACTGTGAGAAATGCTGGTGATAAGTTATGTCGTAGCGTGACATCCTTAACAATAAGGATTTGTGATATCACGCTCACCGAAATATCAGATGCAAGACAGGCAATGGGTATTGTTCTCCCGTTTTTGCTTTCAGAAGGGATAATGAGTAAAGTCAGCAGTGTTCGGAAGGCTTCAATTGCAGTTGTTATGAAGCTTGCAAAG GGTGCAGGAGTTGCCCTCCGTCCACATCTATCAGACTTAGTTTGCTGTATGTTGGAAAGTTTGTCTAGTCTTGAAGACCAAGGACTTAACTATGTTGAG TTGCATGCTGCTAATATTGGCATAGAAACCGAGAAACTTGAAAATCTACGAATTTCAATCTCGAAAGGCTCTCCAATGTGGGAAACTCTTGATCTCTGTATTAATATAGTGGATACTGAGTCACTTGAGCAGTTGATCCCTCGTCTCACTCAACTTGTTCGAAGTGGTGTTGGCCTCAATACGAG GGTTGGTGTTGCCAGCTTTATCTCATTACTAGTGCAGAAAGTAGGTACCGAGATAAAGCCGTTCACTGGAATGCTGCTAAGACTTTTGTTTCCTGTCGCCAAGGAGGAGAAAAGTTCTGCTGCAAAACGTGCCTTTTCGAGTGCTTGTGGCGTTGTATTGAAGTATTCTAGTCCCTCTCAAGCTCAAAGCTTAATCGAAGAAACTGCAGCTCTTCACTCTGGTGATAGAAGCTCCCAGATCGCATGTGCGAGTCTTTTTAAAAGCTTCTCATCTACAGCTTCTGATATTATGAGCGGTCATCAGTCGGCTATTGTTCCAGTCATATTTCTTTCCAG atttgaGGATGACAAACAGATTTCAAGCCTCTTTGAGGAGGTGTGGGAAGACATCACAAGTGGTGAAAGGGTCACGTTGCAGTTGTTTCTGCAAGAAATTGTGAATCATATTTGTGAGAGCATTACATCATCCTCGTGGGCAAGCAAAAAGAAG GCTGGTAAGGCAATTTCCAAGCTAACTGAAGTCTTGGGTGAATCACTATCGCCGCAACATAACAAATTGCTGCAGTGTCTTATCAATGAAATGCCTGGACGCTTATGGGAG GGAAAGGATGCTCTTTTAGATGCCCTTGGTGCTCTTTCAGTCTCTTGCCACGAGGCAATAACCAAGGAGGATCCAAAAACTCCCACTGTCATATTGGATCTGATATGTTCTGCATGTAGAAAGAAAGTCAAGAAATATCGCGAGTCAGCCTTTTCTTGCCTGGAGAAG GTCATAATAGCTTTTGGCGATCCAGAGTTCTTCAGTGCCGTTTTCCCAATGTTATATGAGATGTGTAATACTGCCTCCGTCAAAACGAATTCTCAAGTCCAGTCTGCAAGTGATGCTGTCAAAACAG AATCAGAAAAAGGAGAAGACGGACAAGTCCCACTTGAGAAAATTATGGAGTGCGTCAAGTCATGCATCCAAGTAGCAACCATAGATGACATTATCAGCCGGAAAGCTGATTTGATTCATGTCCTTCTAATTTCCTTATCACCTGGTTTTCTATGGAATG TAAAAATGTCTGGGATTTCATGTCTGGGAAAGCTTTGTTCAAGGTTTCAGAGTCTATGGAATGACTCTATGGATGGCCCTTTACCTAGTGATGCCACAAAATTCGCTCATGAG TTATTTCACTCGCTGGTTCCTAAACTACTGGAATGCATAAACACAGTGAAGATAGCACAG GTTCATGTGGCTACTTCGCAATGCATGCTTGAGCTCATCGAAGTGTATAGCAAGGTGTCGACATTGCATCCTGTGGAAGTAGATTTCAAGGGTGAGATTAACTCTTTGATTGAACTAGAAAAGAGTGAAGAAGCTAAGTCGTTGTTGAGAAAATCCAGAGATGCGCTTGCAATTCTCTCCTAA
- the LOC106443388 gene encoding proteasome adapter and scaffold protein ECM29-like isoform X1 — MEGSSSSSLASKSDGELEEMLDRMLTRLALCDDSKLEALVSKLLPLTISSLSSQSPAVRNKVLEILSHVNKRVKHHHEIGLPLLELWKLYTDPAASPMVRNFAIVYVEMAFERAPAKEREDIAPKTLENVSKFPQQHQEIILRIAIKVIGECHASRISDDVSVKYSTLIASQDKEIFLDFCLHMLLYQPPPQGGGCPPGLSVFQVNRITGKQELKGDMLTKRKLGILNVIGTMDLPGESVYPLYIAASVDSQEPVAKRGEELLKKKASVTNLDDPKLIKRLFLLFNGTTATEHATPEHSVAPGNIALKMKLMSGFCRSIAAANSFPATLQCIFGCMYGSGTTLRLKQMGMEFTVWVFKHGKIDQLKLMGPVILNAILKMLDGTGSEADALSRETKTFSFQAIGLIAQRLPQLFREKTEMAVRLFNALKLETQSLRSTIQEAIISLAAAYKDSPEKILKDLEVLLLENSLAEQNEARFCALRWATSLYDSQHCPSLYICMLSAADMKLDIRELALEGLFLKEEGRSIVSNHDHKYPKFVEMLEYILKQQPKLLDSSEMRSQKLLFPSQVYVVMIKFLVKCFEIQMEEINTQAVGTEFLSSAQRMCLLLEHSLAFEGSAELHACASKALVSVGSYLPEMVEVYCSQKVVWLRRLLSHTDLSTRESASRLLGMASCALSDAESCSLLSELIASVSQPPQKLRFEAHHGGLCAVGYVSAHCLYRIPAVSEAVVQNAVKCLVDVVNSETAPLASVAMEALGHIGICGPLPLLVNDSSPGTQVLEVLQEKLSKLLSGDDIKSVQKIALSLGHICSNEMSSSHLKIALDLLFSLSRSKAEEILFAAGEALSFLWGGVPVTADMILKTNYTSLSTDSNFLMREVKSLSKKLSDAKTGDEDSRVTTRETISGKLFDTLLYSSRKDERCAGTVWMLSLIMYCGQHPSIQLMLPKIQEAFSHLLGDQNELTQELASQGMSIVYELGDSSMKQSLVDALVNTLTGTSKRKRAIKLDEETEVFQEGTIGESPSGGKISTYKELCNLANEMGQPDLIYKFMDLANHQASLNSKRGAAFGFSKIAKQAGDALRPHLRLLIPRLIRYQYDPDKNVQDAMAHIWKALIQDPKKAVDEHLNHIFDDLLVQCGSRLWRSREASCLALADIIQGRKFDQVGEHLKRLWIAAFRAMDDIKETVRNAGDKLCRSVTSLTIRICDITLTEISDARQAMGIVLPFLLSEGIMSKVSSVRKASIAVVMKLAKGAGVALRPHLSDLVCCMLESLSSLEDQGLNYVELHAANIGIETEKLENLRISISKGSPMWETLDLCINIVDTESLEQLIPRLTQLVRSGVGLNTRVGVASFISLLVQKVGTEIKPFTGMLLRLLFPVAKEEKSSAAKRAFSSACGVVLKYSSPSQAQSLIEETAALHSGDRSSQIACASLFKSFSSTASDIMSGHQSAIVPVIFLSRFEDDKQISSLFEEVWEDITSGERVTLQLFLQEIVNHICESITSSSWASKKKAGKAISKLTEVLGESLSPQHNKLLQCLINEMPGRLWEGKDALLDALGALSVSCHEAITKEDPKTPTVILDLICSACRKKVKKYRESAFSCLEKVIIAFGDPEFFSAVFPMLYEMCNTASVKTNSQVQSASDAVKTESEKGEDGQVPLEKIMECVKSCIQVATIDDIISRKADLIHVLLISLSPGFLWNVKMSGISCLGKLCSRFQSLWNDSMDGPLPSDATKFAHELFHSLVPKLLECINTVKIAQVHVATSQCMLELIEVYSKVSTLHPVEVDFKGEINSLIELEKSEEAKSLLRKSRDALAILS; from the exons ATGGAAGGTTCATCGTCTTCGTCACTGGCCTCCAAATCGGACGGCGAGCTGGAGGAAATGCTCGATCGGATGCTGACTAGGCTCGCCCTCTGCGACGACTCCAAGCTCGAAGCTCTAGTCTCGAAGCTCCTCCCTCTCACCATCTCATCTCTCTCCTCCCAGTCTCCCGCCGTTCGCAACAAG GTTCTTGAGATACTGAGTCACGTTAACAAGAGAGTGAAGCACCATCATGAGATTGGTTTGCCGTTGCTGGAGTTGTGGAAGCTGTACACAGACCCTGCTGCGTCTCCTATGGTTAGGAACTTTGCTATTGTGTATGTTGAGATGGCTTTTGAACGAGCTCCTGCTAAG GAAAGGGAGGATATTGCACCAAAGACACTGGAGAATGTTTCAAAGTTTCCTCAGCAGCACCAAGAGATTATTTTGAGAATTGCCATTAAG GTTATTGGAGAGTGTCATGCAAGCCGGATCAGTGATGATGTCTCTGTAAAGTATAGTACTCTGATTGCATCTCAGGATAAAGAAATATTTCTGGATTTTTGCCTTCATATGCTTTTGTATCAACCACCTCCTCAAGG AGGAGGATGTCCTCCTGGGCTTTCAGTTTTTCAAGTTAATCGTATAACGGGAAAGCAAGAATTGAAAGGGGACATGCTTACCAAAAGAAAG TTGGGGATCTTGAATGTCATTGGAACCATGGATTTGCCTGGTGAATCCGTATATCCGTTGTACATTGCTGCATCAGTGGATAG TCAAGAACCCGTAGCTAAAAGAGGGGAAGAGCTTCTTAAAAAGAAAGCTTCTGTAACGAATTTGGATGATCCCAAGTTGATAAAGAGACTCTTCTTACTATTCAATG GCACTACTGCCACTGAACATGCTACTCCAGAGCATAGTGTAGCTCCAGGAAACATAGCCTTGAAAATGAAGCTCATGTCTGGTTTCTGTCGTTCTATCGCAGCCGCAAATAGTTTTCCTGCCACATTGCAGTGCATATTTGGTTGTATGTATG GAAGTGGAACGACCTTAAGGCTAAAGCAAATGGGAATGGAGTTCACCGTGTGGGTTTTTAAGCAT GGAAAAATAGATCAACTGAAACTTATGGGCCCTGTTATACTGAATGCTATTCTGAAAATGCTTGACGGAACAGGCTCAGAAGCAG ATGCTCTATCAAGGGAGAccaaaacattttcttttcaaGCTATTGGTTTGATTGCACAACGTTTGCCTCAGCTTTTTAG GGAAAAGACTGAAATGGCAGTTCGTCTTTTTAACGCATTGAAGTTAGAAACCCAATCTCTTCGTTCAACTATCCAGGAGGCAATCATATCTCTTGCTGCTGCATACAAG GACTCCCCAGAGAAAATTCTCAAGGATTTGGAGGTGCTTCTGTTAGAAAATTCTTTGGCG GAACAAAATGAAGCAAGGTTTTGTGCGTTGCGATGGGCAACTTCTTTGTATGATTCACAACATTGTCCAAGTCTGTATATTTGCATGCTCAGTGCAGCAGATATGAAGCTAGATATAAG GGAACTAGCACTTGAAGGACTCTTTCTGAAAGAAGAAGGTCGCAGTATAGTCTCTAATCATGACCACAAATACCCAAAGTTCGTTGAGATGCTGGAGTACATTCTCAAGCAACAGCCCAAACTGTTGGATTCATCAGAAATGAGAAGCCAGAAACTTCTCTTTCCGTCGCAAGTATATGTGGTCATGATTAAGTTTCTAGTGAAGTGTTTTGAGATACAGATGGAGGAGATCAATACCCAGGCAGTTGGGACTGAATTTTTGTCTTCGGCGCAAAGAATGTGTTTGTTATTGGAACATTCCCTGGCATTCGAAGGCTCGGCTGAGTTGCATGCTTGCGCTTCCAAAGCTTTGGTTTCAGTTGGCTCTTACCTTCCGGAG ATGGTTGAAGTTTACTGTTCTCAAAAAGTTGTATGGCTAAGGCGTCTGCTTAGTCATACAGACTTGAGTACTCGTGAATCTGCATCACGATTACTCGGAATGGCATCCTGTGCTCTTTCTGATGCCGAATCATGTTCCTTGCTTTCTGAATTGATAGCTTCGGTTTCTCAACCGCCGCAGAAGTTAAG GTTCGAGGCACACCATGGGGGGTTATGCGCTGTAGGATATGTTTCAGCACACTGCTTATATAGAATACCCGCT GTTTCTGAAGCGGTTGTTCAAAATGCGGTTAAATGCTTGGTGGATGTTGTTAACTCGGAGACTGCACCACTGGCTTCTGTTGCTATGGAAGCTCTGGGTCATATTGGAATCTGTGGCCCATTACCTCTTCTTGTTAATGATTCTAGTCCAG GGACTCAAGTGCTGGAAGTTCTGCAAGAAAAATTGAGCAAGCTACTCTCTGGTGATGATATAAAATCAGTTCAGAAAATTGCCCTTTCTCTTGGACATATCTGTTCAAATGAAATGTCATCTTCGCACTTGAAGATAGCGCTTGATCTTTTATTTAGCCTTTCACGCTCTAAG GCTGAAGAAATTTTGTTTGCCGCGGGTGAGGCGTTATCTTTCCTCTGGGGTGGTGTACCAGTTACTGCTGATATGATTCTGAAAACGAATTATACATCTCTTTCTACGGACTCAAATTTTCTGATGCGAGAAGTTAAATCTTTGTCAAAGAAATTGTCTGATGCCAAAACTGGTGATGAAGATAGCCGTGTCACGACCAGAGAAACAATTTCTGGAAAGCTCTTTGATACTCTTCTATACAGTAGCAGGAAGGATGAACGATGTGCTGGAACCGTATGGATGCTGTCTTTGATCATGTACTGTGGGCAACATCCATCAATACAACTAATGCTTCCTAAAATTCAG gaGGCTTTCTCACACTTGTTAGGTGACCAGAATGAACTTACACAGGAGCTGGCATCCCAGGGCATGAGCATTGTCTATGAACTTGGTGATTCATCAATGAAGCAAAGTCTGGTAGATGCTCTGGTTAATACCCTAACTGGCACAAGCAAAAGAAAACGAGCTATAAAG cTTGATGAAGAGACTGAAGTGTTTCAAGAGGGCACTATCGGTGAGAGTCCCAGTGGAGGGAAGATTAGCACGTACAAGGAGCTTTGTAATCTTGCAAATGAAATGGGGCAACCAGATTTGATTTACAAATTTATGGACTTAGCCAATCACCAAGCATCTCTTAATTCGAAGAGAGGAGCTGCTTTTGGGTTCTCCAAGATAGCCAAACAAGCAGGAGATGCTCTTCGACCACATTTGCGATTGTTGATTCCGAGGTTGATCCGATACCAGTATGATCCTGACAAAAACGTGCAG GATGCTATGGCACACATCTGGAAAGCACTTATACAAGACCCTAAGAAAGCTGTTGATGAACATTTGAATCACATCTTTGATGATCTGCTAGTACAATGTGGTTCACGGCTTTGGCGCTCCCGTGAGGCATCTTGTCTTGCCCTTGCTGATATTATTCAAGGTCGGAAATTTGACCAG GTTGGGGAGCATTTGAAAAGACTTTGGATAGCTGCTTTCCGTGCTATGGATGACATCAAAGAGACTGTGAGAAATGCTGGTGATAAGTTATGTCGTAGCGTGACATCCTTAACAATAAGGATTTGTGATATCACGCTCACCGAAATATCAGATGCAAGACAGGCAATGGGTATTGTTCTCCCGTTTTTGCTTTCAGAAGGGATAATGAGTAAAGTCAGCAGTGTTCGGAAGGCTTCAATTGCAGTTGTTATGAAGCTTGCAAAG GGTGCAGGAGTTGCCCTCCGTCCACATCTATCAGACTTAGTTTGCTGTATGTTGGAAAGTTTGTCTAGTCTTGAAGACCAAGGACTTAACTATGTTGAG TTGCATGCTGCTAATATTGGCATAGAAACCGAGAAACTTGAAAATCTACGAATTTCAATCTCGAAAGGCTCTCCAATGTGGGAAACTCTTGATCTCTGTATTAATATAGTGGATACTGAGTCACTTGAGCAGTTGATCCCTCGTCTCACTCAACTTGTTCGAAGTGGTGTTGGCCTCAATACGAG GGTTGGTGTTGCCAGCTTTATCTCATTACTAGTGCAGAAAGTAGGTACCGAGATAAAGCCGTTCACTGGAATGCTGCTAAGACTTTTGTTTCCTGTCGCCAAGGAGGAGAAAAGTTCTGCTGCAAAACGTGCCTTTTCGAGTGCTTGTGGCGTTGTATTGAAGTATTCTAGTCCCTCTCAAGCTCAAAGCTTAATCGAAGAAACTGCAGCTCTTCACTCTGGTGATAGAAGCTCCCAGATCGCATGTGCGAGTCTTTTTAAAAGCTTCTCATCTACAGCTTCTGATATTATGAGCGGTCATCAGTCGGCTATTGTTCCAGTCATATTTCTTTCCAG atttgaGGATGACAAACAGATTTCAAGCCTCTTTGAGGAGGTGTGGGAAGACATCACAAGTGGTGAAAGGGTCACGTTGCAGTTGTTTCTGCAAGAAATTGTGAATCATATTTGTGAGAGCATTACATCATCCTCGTGGGCAAGCAAAAAGAAG GCTGGTAAGGCAATTTCCAAGCTAACTGAAGTCTTGGGTGAATCACTATCGCCGCAACATAACAAATTGCTGCAGTGTCTTATCAATGAAATGCCTGGACGCTTATGGGAG GGAAAGGATGCTCTTTTAGATGCCCTTGGTGCTCTTTCAGTCTCTTGCCACGAGGCAATAACCAAGGAGGATCCAAAAACTCCCACTGTCATATTGGATCTGATATGTTCTGCATGTAGAAAGAAAGTCAAGAAATATCGCGAGTCAGCCTTTTCTTGCCTGGAGAAG GTCATAATAGCTTTTGGCGATCCAGAGTTCTTCAGTGCCGTTTTCCCAATGTTATATGAGATGTGTAATACTGCCTCCGTCAAAACGAATTCTCAAGTCCAGTCTGCAAGTGATGCTGTCAAAACAG AATCAGAAAAAGGAGAAGACGGACAAGTCCCACTTGAGAAAATTATGGAGTGCGTCAAGTCATGCATCCAAGTAGCAACCATAGATGACATTATCAGCCGGAAAGCTGATTTGATTCATGTCCTTCTAATTTCCTTATCACCTGGTTTTCTATGGAATG TAAAAATGTCTGGGATTTCATGTCTGGGAAAGCTTTGTTCAAGGTTTCAGAGTCTATGGAATGACTCTATGGATGGCCCTTTACCTAGTGATGCCACAAAATTCGCTCATGAG TTATTTCACTCGCTGGTTCCTAAACTACTGGAATGCATAAACACAGTGAAGATAGCACAG GTTCATGTGGCTACTTCGCAATGCATGCTTGAGCTCATCGAAGTGTATAGCAAGGTGTCGACATTGCATCCTGTGGAAGTAGATTTCAAGGGTGAGATTAACTCTTTGATTGAACTAGAAAAGAGTGAAGAAGCTAAGTCGTTGTTGAGAAAATCCAGAGATGCGCTTGCAATTCTCTCCTAA